One Salvelinus namaycush isolate Seneca chromosome 29, SaNama_1.0, whole genome shotgun sequence genomic region harbors:
- the rnf8 gene encoding E3 ubiquitin-protein ligase rnf8 isoform X1: MDQIESSNFSTAEEDESAKKLVWCLTRVGKDLDWLRLFENTEVTIGRGLNVTHQLVSPSCPLMISRMHCMFKQRDGGQWTVTDKKSLNGVWVNGERIPVDKAHPLRLGDSIKLGVPIVGTKVEYEYILVRQRLEDIKPYLVTGPSEGACATSRIKKTKRKFNSELEPSTSSKSKLYRHSATEKSQGQPCPTDEPRDRPGTRVREEAGPSVRQHRRLDSPLERPSSPSRNLSSLQMYSQNMLVLLERMNFTQRRVEALEGEGRRQRDDPHREEQVRELQSQLEMLRGQLHRMELLERSISETENRLEVQKTQHEEEGLTKQLEEKGLKKQLEEALQEQRKVIEELALSRQGFEDVLKAKDKELEVTKEEKERARTQKEEVVTQMTEVLENELQCIICSELFIRAVTLNCAHSFCLHCISEWRKRKNECPICRQAILSQTRSLVLDNCIDRMVEQLSPDMKQRRLVLITERKAQPEEVMVIHDDDSSSSSSSSSSSSSSSSSSNSDLFMDSFSSVISLEGSIIWSSSPASYISDDSDVDNDL; this comes from the exons GTCACAATTGGACGTGGCTTAAATGTCACTCACCAGCTCGTGTCCCCAAGCTGCCCCCTAATGATAtccagaatgcactgtatgttcaaGCAACGAGACGGAGGCCAATGGACGGTGACCGATAAGAAG AGCCTTAATGGTGTGTGGGTGAATGGAGAACGAATTCCTGTGGACAAAGCTCACCCGCTGAGGCTTGGGGACTCGATAAAGTTGGGGGTGCCCATCGTCGGCACCAAAGTGGAGTATGAGTACATACTTGTTCGGCAGCGCCTCGAGGACATCAAACCCTATCTAGTGACGGGACCTAGTGAAGGGGCATGCGCCACATCCAGAATCAAGAAGACGAAGAGGAAATTTAACTCTGAACTGGAGCCTTCAACCTCATCTAAATCCAAGCTCTACCGCCATTCTGCCACAGAAAAGTCCCAGGGCCAGCCCTGCCCCACAGACGAGCCCCGGGACAGGCCAGGGACCAGGGTACGGGAGGAGGCCGGGCCCAGCGTGCGGCAGCATCGGAGGCTGGACTCGCCTCTAGAGAGACCCAGCAGTCCTAGCAGGAATCTGTCCAGCCTGCAAAT GTACAGCCAGAACATGCTGGTGCTGTTGGAGCGGATGAACTTCACCCAGCGGCGGGTGGAGGCCCTGGAGGGTGAGGGGCGGCGACAGCGGGACGACCCTCACCGGGAGGAGCAGGTGAGGGAGCTGCAGAGCCAGCTGGAGATGCTGAGGGGCCAGCTGCACAGGATGGAGTTGTTGGAGAGGTCCATCAGCGAGACTGAGAACCGCCTGGAG GTGCAAAAAACACAGCATGAAGAGGAGGGTTTGACAAAACAGTTGGAGGAGAAGGGTTTGAAAAAGCAGCTGGAGGAGGCATTGCAAGAG CAAAGAAAAGTCATAGAGGAACTTGCACTCTCTCGACAAGGCTTCGAGGACGTCCTCAAGGCCAAAGACAAAGAGCTGGAGGTGACAAAG gaagagaaggagagggcgAGAACTCAAAAGGAGGAAGTGGTAACACAAATGACGGAGGTGCTGGAGAACGAACTTCAATGCATCATTTGTTCTGAGCTCTTCATTAGG GCGGTGACCCTTAACTGCGCCCACAGCTTCTGCCTGCACTGCATCAGTGAGTGGCGCAAGCGGAAGAACGAGTGCCCCATCTGCCGGCAGGCCATCCTGTCTCAGACCCGCTCGCTGGTGCTGGACAACTGCATTGATCGCATGGTGGAGCAGCTCAGCCCAGACATGAAGCAGAGACGACTGGTGCTCATCACTGAGAGGAAAG CCCAGCCAGAGGAGGTGATGGTGATCCACGACGacgacagtagtagtagtagtagtagcagcagcagtagcagcagtagtagcagcagcagtaacagtgaCCTCTTCATGGATAGCTTCAGCTCCGTCATCTCCCTGGAAGGGAGCATCATTTGGAGCTCCAGCCCTGCATCTTATATCAGTGATGATTCAGATGTGGACAATGATCTTTAG
- the rnf8 gene encoding E3 ubiquitin-protein ligase rnf8 isoform X3, whose product MDQIESSNFSTAEEDESAKKLVWCLTRVGKDLDWLRLFENTEVTIGRGLNVTHQLVSPSCPLMISRMHCMFKQRDGGQWTVTDKKSLNGVWVNGERIPVDKAHPLRLGDSIKLGVPIVGTKVEYEYILVRQRLEDIKPYLVTGPSEGACATSRIKKTKRKFNSELEPSTSSKSKLYRHSATEKSQGQPCPTDEPRDRPGTRVREEAGPSVRQHRRLDSPLERPSSPSRNLSSLQMYSQNMLVLLERMNFTQRRVEALEGEGRRQRDDPHREEQVRELQSQLEMLRGQLHRMELLERSISETENRLEVQKTQHEEEGLTKQLEEKGLKKQLEEALQEQRKVIEELALSRQGFEDVLKAKDKELEVTKEEKERARTQKEEVVTQMTEVLENELQCIICSELFIRAVTLNCAHSFCLHCISEWRKRKNECPICRQAILSQTRSLVLDNCIDRMVEQLSPDMKQRRLVLITERKARGGDGDPRRRQ is encoded by the exons GTCACAATTGGACGTGGCTTAAATGTCACTCACCAGCTCGTGTCCCCAAGCTGCCCCCTAATGATAtccagaatgcactgtatgttcaaGCAACGAGACGGAGGCCAATGGACGGTGACCGATAAGAAG AGCCTTAATGGTGTGTGGGTGAATGGAGAACGAATTCCTGTGGACAAAGCTCACCCGCTGAGGCTTGGGGACTCGATAAAGTTGGGGGTGCCCATCGTCGGCACCAAAGTGGAGTATGAGTACATACTTGTTCGGCAGCGCCTCGAGGACATCAAACCCTATCTAGTGACGGGACCTAGTGAAGGGGCATGCGCCACATCCAGAATCAAGAAGACGAAGAGGAAATTTAACTCTGAACTGGAGCCTTCAACCTCATCTAAATCCAAGCTCTACCGCCATTCTGCCACAGAAAAGTCCCAGGGCCAGCCCTGCCCCACAGACGAGCCCCGGGACAGGCCAGGGACCAGGGTACGGGAGGAGGCCGGGCCCAGCGTGCGGCAGCATCGGAGGCTGGACTCGCCTCTAGAGAGACCCAGCAGTCCTAGCAGGAATCTGTCCAGCCTGCAAAT GTACAGCCAGAACATGCTGGTGCTGTTGGAGCGGATGAACTTCACCCAGCGGCGGGTGGAGGCCCTGGAGGGTGAGGGGCGGCGACAGCGGGACGACCCTCACCGGGAGGAGCAGGTGAGGGAGCTGCAGAGCCAGCTGGAGATGCTGAGGGGCCAGCTGCACAGGATGGAGTTGTTGGAGAGGTCCATCAGCGAGACTGAGAACCGCCTGGAG GTGCAAAAAACACAGCATGAAGAGGAGGGTTTGACAAAACAGTTGGAGGAGAAGGGTTTGAAAAAGCAGCTGGAGGAGGCATTGCAAGAG CAAAGAAAAGTCATAGAGGAACTTGCACTCTCTCGACAAGGCTTCGAGGACGTCCTCAAGGCCAAAGACAAAGAGCTGGAGGTGACAAAG gaagagaaggagagggcgAGAACTCAAAAGGAGGAAGTGGTAACACAAATGACGGAGGTGCTGGAGAACGAACTTCAATGCATCATTTGTTCTGAGCTCTTCATTAGG GCGGTGACCCTTAACTGCGCCCACAGCTTCTGCCTGCACTGCATCAGTGAGTGGCGCAAGCGGAAGAACGAGTGCCCCATCTGCCGGCAGGCCATCCTGTCTCAGACCCGCTCGCTGGTGCTGGACAACTGCATTGATCGCATGGTGGAGCAGCTCAGCCCAGACATGAAGCAGAGACGACTGGTGCTCATCACTGAGAGGAAAG CCAGAGGAGGTGATGGTGATCCACGACGacgacagtag
- the rnf8 gene encoding E3 ubiquitin-protein ligase rnf8 isoform X2 → MDQIESSNFSTAEEDESAKKLVWCLTRVGKDLDWLRLFENTEVTIGRGLNVTHQLVSPSCPLMISRMHCMFKQRDGGQWTVTDKKSLNGVWVNGERIPVDKAHPLRLGDSIKLGVPIVGTKVEYEYILVRQRLEDIKPYLVTGPSEGACATSRIKKTKRKFNSELEPSTSSKSKLYRHSATEKSQGQPCPTDEPRDRPGTRVREEAGPSVRQHRRLDSPLERPSSPSRNLSSLQMYSQNMLVLLERMNFTQRRVEALEGEGRRQRDDPHREEQVRELQSQLEMLRGQLHRMELLERSISETENRLEVQKTQHEEEGLTKQLEEKGLKKQLEEALQEQRKVIEELALSRQGFEDVLKAKDKELEVTKEEKERARTQKEEVVTQMTEVLENELQCIICSELFIRAVTLNCAHSFCLHCISEWRKRKNECPICRQAILSQTRSLVLDNCIDRMVEQLSPDMKQRRLVLITERKGESPARGGDGDPRRRQ, encoded by the exons GTCACAATTGGACGTGGCTTAAATGTCACTCACCAGCTCGTGTCCCCAAGCTGCCCCCTAATGATAtccagaatgcactgtatgttcaaGCAACGAGACGGAGGCCAATGGACGGTGACCGATAAGAAG AGCCTTAATGGTGTGTGGGTGAATGGAGAACGAATTCCTGTGGACAAAGCTCACCCGCTGAGGCTTGGGGACTCGATAAAGTTGGGGGTGCCCATCGTCGGCACCAAAGTGGAGTATGAGTACATACTTGTTCGGCAGCGCCTCGAGGACATCAAACCCTATCTAGTGACGGGACCTAGTGAAGGGGCATGCGCCACATCCAGAATCAAGAAGACGAAGAGGAAATTTAACTCTGAACTGGAGCCTTCAACCTCATCTAAATCCAAGCTCTACCGCCATTCTGCCACAGAAAAGTCCCAGGGCCAGCCCTGCCCCACAGACGAGCCCCGGGACAGGCCAGGGACCAGGGTACGGGAGGAGGCCGGGCCCAGCGTGCGGCAGCATCGGAGGCTGGACTCGCCTCTAGAGAGACCCAGCAGTCCTAGCAGGAATCTGTCCAGCCTGCAAAT GTACAGCCAGAACATGCTGGTGCTGTTGGAGCGGATGAACTTCACCCAGCGGCGGGTGGAGGCCCTGGAGGGTGAGGGGCGGCGACAGCGGGACGACCCTCACCGGGAGGAGCAGGTGAGGGAGCTGCAGAGCCAGCTGGAGATGCTGAGGGGCCAGCTGCACAGGATGGAGTTGTTGGAGAGGTCCATCAGCGAGACTGAGAACCGCCTGGAG GTGCAAAAAACACAGCATGAAGAGGAGGGTTTGACAAAACAGTTGGAGGAGAAGGGTTTGAAAAAGCAGCTGGAGGAGGCATTGCAAGAG CAAAGAAAAGTCATAGAGGAACTTGCACTCTCTCGACAAGGCTTCGAGGACGTCCTCAAGGCCAAAGACAAAGAGCTGGAGGTGACAAAG gaagagaaggagagggcgAGAACTCAAAAGGAGGAAGTGGTAACACAAATGACGGAGGTGCTGGAGAACGAACTTCAATGCATCATTTGTTCTGAGCTCTTCATTAGG GCGGTGACCCTTAACTGCGCCCACAGCTTCTGCCTGCACTGCATCAGTGAGTGGCGCAAGCGGAAGAACGAGTGCCCCATCTGCCGGCAGGCCATCCTGTCTCAGACCCGCTCGCTGGTGCTGGACAACTGCATTGATCGCATGGTGGAGCAGCTCAGCCCAGACATGAAGCAGAGACGACTGGTGCTCATCACTGAGAGGAAAGGTGAGAG CCCAGCCAGAGGAGGTGATGGTGATCCACGACGacgacagtag
- the rnf8 gene encoding E3 ubiquitin-protein ligase rnf8 isoform X4, with protein sequence MDQIESSNFSTAEEDESAKKLVWCLTRVGKDLDWLRLFENTEVTIGRGLNVTHQLVSPSCPLMISRMHCMFKQRDGGQWTVTDKKSLNGVWVNGERIPVDKAHPLRLGDSIKLGVPIVGTKVEYEYILVRQRLEDIKPYLVTGPSEGACATSRIKKTKRKFNSELEPSTSSKSKLYRHSATEKSQGQPCPTDEPRDRPGTRVREEAGPSVRQHRRLDSPLERPSSPSRNLSSLQMYSQNMLVLLERMNFTQRRVEALEGEGRRQRDDPHREEQVRELQSQLEMLRGQLHRMELLERSISETENRLEVQKTQHEEEGLTKQLEEKGLKKQLEEALQEQRKVIEELALSRQGFEDVLKAKDKELEVTKEEKERARTQKEEVVTQMTEVLENELQCIICSELFIRAVTLNCAHSFCLHCISEWRKRKNECPICRQAILSQTRSLVLDNCIDRMVEQLSPDMKQRRLVLITERKGESQRR encoded by the exons GTCACAATTGGACGTGGCTTAAATGTCACTCACCAGCTCGTGTCCCCAAGCTGCCCCCTAATGATAtccagaatgcactgtatgttcaaGCAACGAGACGGAGGCCAATGGACGGTGACCGATAAGAAG AGCCTTAATGGTGTGTGGGTGAATGGAGAACGAATTCCTGTGGACAAAGCTCACCCGCTGAGGCTTGGGGACTCGATAAAGTTGGGGGTGCCCATCGTCGGCACCAAAGTGGAGTATGAGTACATACTTGTTCGGCAGCGCCTCGAGGACATCAAACCCTATCTAGTGACGGGACCTAGTGAAGGGGCATGCGCCACATCCAGAATCAAGAAGACGAAGAGGAAATTTAACTCTGAACTGGAGCCTTCAACCTCATCTAAATCCAAGCTCTACCGCCATTCTGCCACAGAAAAGTCCCAGGGCCAGCCCTGCCCCACAGACGAGCCCCGGGACAGGCCAGGGACCAGGGTACGGGAGGAGGCCGGGCCCAGCGTGCGGCAGCATCGGAGGCTGGACTCGCCTCTAGAGAGACCCAGCAGTCCTAGCAGGAATCTGTCCAGCCTGCAAAT GTACAGCCAGAACATGCTGGTGCTGTTGGAGCGGATGAACTTCACCCAGCGGCGGGTGGAGGCCCTGGAGGGTGAGGGGCGGCGACAGCGGGACGACCCTCACCGGGAGGAGCAGGTGAGGGAGCTGCAGAGCCAGCTGGAGATGCTGAGGGGCCAGCTGCACAGGATGGAGTTGTTGGAGAGGTCCATCAGCGAGACTGAGAACCGCCTGGAG GTGCAAAAAACACAGCATGAAGAGGAGGGTTTGACAAAACAGTTGGAGGAGAAGGGTTTGAAAAAGCAGCTGGAGGAGGCATTGCAAGAG CAAAGAAAAGTCATAGAGGAACTTGCACTCTCTCGACAAGGCTTCGAGGACGTCCTCAAGGCCAAAGACAAAGAGCTGGAGGTGACAAAG gaagagaaggagagggcgAGAACTCAAAAGGAGGAAGTGGTAACACAAATGACGGAGGTGCTGGAGAACGAACTTCAATGCATCATTTGTTCTGAGCTCTTCATTAGG GCGGTGACCCTTAACTGCGCCCACAGCTTCTGCCTGCACTGCATCAGTGAGTGGCGCAAGCGGAAGAACGAGTGCCCCATCTGCCGGCAGGCCATCCTGTCTCAGACCCGCTCGCTGGTGCTGGACAACTGCATTGATCGCATGGTGGAGCAGCTCAGCCCAGACATGAAGCAGAGACGACTGGTGCTCATCACTGAGAGGAAAGGTGAGAG CCAGAGGAGGTGA